The sequence CGCAAACCCAATCATCCTCAACTCGCCCTCATTACAGGGAGGAGCGGGTATAAAATCAATTTCTGCGACATAGACATAGCTCGTCCATTTGTAGGCCGTCGGTGAACTCTCGGTTAACAATCCGCAGAACGTCATTTTTTCGGCCTTGATACCCGTTTCTTCCCAGGTTTCCCGATAAGCCGCCCGTAGCGGACTCTCGAATGGATCGAGTTTTCCGCCAACGGGCGTATACGGGTCTTTGTTCGGTTCTTTCAGGCGCTTTAATAGCAAAAAGTTACTGCCGTTACGCAGCAAGTAGATAACGGCAGTTCGCTTAAGTCCCGGAGAAACAGTCATAAAATCAATAGGCACGGGCAAAAACTACCCGTCCTTTCGACGGCTTACCCGAAAAAATATCGACGCCTTCTTCAGGCTCCTGATCGAATGGAATACAACGAATCGTGGCCTTGGTCGCTTCCTTGATTGCTTCCTCGGTTTCAGATGTGCCATCCCAGTGAGCTAGCAGGAAGCCTCCTTTGTCGAGTTGGTCCTGAAATTGTTCGAGCGTATCTACTTTAAATGTGTTCTCCTGACGAAACTTGAGCGCTTTGTTATAGATCGTCTGCTGAATGTCATCAAGAAGGTTTTTAATCCGTTCCGTCAGTCCATCAAATGGAACCGTTTCTTTGGTTTTCAGATCACGCCTGGCGATTTCGACTGTGCCATTTTCAAGATCACGTCCGCCCATCGCCAGCCGGACCGGAACGCCCCGTAATTCATATTCGGCAAACTTCCATCCTGGTTTGTTAGCGTCCGAATCGTCGTACTTAACCGAAACGCCAGCCTTACGCAACTCCTGCACCAAAGGTTTTATTTTGGCAGAAAGCTGCTCTAACTGCTCTTCAGTCCGGTAAATTGGCACGATAACTACCTGAATTGGAGCCAGTTTTGGTGGCAATACCAGACCGTCGTCATCGGAGTGGGCCATAATCAGAGCACCCATCAATCGCGTTGAAACTCCCCAGGATGTTCCCCAAACATAGTCAAGCTGGTTTTGCTTGTTCAGGAATTGCACATCGAAGGCTTTAGCGAAATTTTGCCCCAAAAAGTGCGAGGTTCCAGCCTGAAGCGCTTTTCCATCCTGCATCATGGCTTCAATACACAGCGTATCGTCAGCACCGGCAAAGCGTTCATTCGCCGTTTTCGATCCACGCACAACTGGAAGTGCCATCCATTCTTCAGCAAACGTAGCATAGATGTCGAGCATCTGGCGGGTTTCTGCTTCGGCTTCATCCGCTGTTGCATGGGCAGTATGTCCTTCCTGCCACAGAAATTCAGATGTACGCAGAAAAATCCGGGTTCTCATTTCCCACCGAACCACATTGGCCCACTGGTTTACCAGCAAGGGCAAATCACGATACGATTGAATCCAGTTTTTGTAGGTACTCCAGATTACCGTTTCGGAGGTTGGCCGAACGATCAGCTCTTCTTCAAGTTTAGCTTCGGGATCGACAATGACACCAGAACCATCTTCCGCATTTTTGAGCCGGTAGTGCGTCACAACGGCGCATTCTTTCGCAAACCCTTCAACGTGTGAAGCTTCTTTGCTCAGGAACGATTTGGGAATAAAAAGCGGGAAATACGCATTCGAGTGACCGGTTTCCTTGAACATATCGTCAAGGGCGCGCTGCATTTTTTCCCAAATCGAAAAACCGTATGGTTTAATAACCATGCAGCCACGAACGGCCGAATTTTCGGCCAGGTCGGCCTTTTTAACTAATTCATTGTACCACTCGGAGTAGTTTTCACTGCGGGACGGAATTGCTTTTGCCATGATGAGCTGAGGGAAGAAAAAGAAGGTTGCCAAACGATGACCTAGTAATGACGAAAGACCTGTACTTCAGCCCTTTGTCTGCCTTTCGGCTTTCATAGTGTATTGTTTGCCGAAACTTTTACATCTTTTTTTCCAACGTGATTAAACCTTGATGAATAAAATGGAATCTAATATATTGAAAACTTGCAAAGATAGGTTTTTGCTCTATTTTTGTAATCAATCGTGCCAATCCTTTGTTATAGGCTAAAGTGGCACTTACTAATATGAGCCTTTATACTTTTAATTCCCTGGCCAAATGATAACGCAACGCATGTACCGATACCTGGCACTGGCCGCGATGATGGGTTTCTGGAGCTGTTCCTCCAGTCGCCAGACCGCCCAGAATACTGGTGAAGTGGATGATTTGTATGGCAACTCCGGCAATGCTGCCGTATATACCAACAACTCATCTGACGTTTCGTCGGTTGCTCCACAAACCTCGCGTCAGCAACGTCAACAACAACGCTCGCTTCGCAACGCGAACCCTGATTATAACGATGATCAGCAAGGTTACTCCAGCAATACCGACGAATACTATTCTGAATTAAGCACCCGTAAATTAAATCGGGGCATGTCTCCCGATCCGGGCTGGGGCGATAATAGCACAAACAGCTATAACTCTGGTTTCGTAAACGGCTACAATGCTGCTTCGACCTCGGCTTACAGCTGGAACCGCTGGGGCTTCAACAATACTGGCTTCTATAGCGGTTTAGGACTTGGCATCGGCCTTGGTTCAATCGGCTATGGTTTCGGCAGTCCCTTCTATTCACCATTTGGTTATGGCTACGGTAGTGCTTTTGCCTACAGCCCCTTCTATTCGCCCTTCGGGTACGGCGGCTTTGGCGATCCGTTCTACAGCCCTTATGCTTATGGTTATGGTGGGTACGGTGGATTCTATAATTCATTCTACTCTCCTTACGGATATGGCGGTTATTATGGTGGCTACCCAGCCGTTGTCGTGACTGGAGCTGATCCCTATCGGAATCGGAATTACGTTCGGAGTTCATCCCGTTCGTCTGGCAACTACGCATCTGGTTTCGATAATTCTCCCCGCAACTACAATCCCAATGGAGGTCGTAGTAGCTATAACGCAGGATCAGCCAGTAACCGCTCAACCAGCGATGGGTACTATGCTCGCCCAGGGAATAACAGCCGGGGCACCTATTACTATGATAATGGCACAAGTGGTAATGGTCGTGCAGGAAGTAACCCTTCAGGTACTTCGGTAAGTCCAGCCCCATCATACAATAGTGGTAACGACTACTACGCTCGTCCACGGACAAACAGCCGGGGTAGCTATACACCGTCAAACTCTGGTGGTGGCCGGGGTAGCTTCCAGCAATCGCAGCCGAGCTACCAACAGCCTTCTTACCAGAGCCAAAGCCGTGGCAACTTCAGCCAGCCTAGCTACCAGCAGTCGCAACCGAGCTATAGTGCTCCTAGCCGCAGCTACAGTGCTCCCAGTTCTGGGGGCGGTGGTTTCTCCGGCGGTGGTGCCAGTCACTCAAGCGGTGGCGGTGGTGGCCGTGGTCCAAGATAATTAAGATTTATTTCTTAAATTTTAAATCCCGCTGACAGACAATCGGCGGGATTTTTCGTTGTTACTTTGGCTAATTAACCACCAGTTTTTTGATCAACCTGGTTAAACGTTCTACAGCCATGGAACTCTAACAACAAAAGTGCCATTCGCTGGTTTAATCGCATATGCATATGAATACAAAGTTCTTTCTTTCGGCCATCTTACTGAGTTGTACGGGGCTGGCGTTTGGGCAGGGGCCTGCTGCCGATTATGCCGATGATGCCTTTCGATTCTCTGATTTTTCACAGAGTGGTACCGCTCGTTTTCGCGGACTTGGCGGCAATCAGACAGCCCTTGGCGGTGATGCCAGTAATCTGTCTGGCAACCCGGCAGGTTTAGCATTCTATAACCGCTCTGAGTTAAGCATTAGTCCCTCCTTTAATCTGGTCAACAACAAGAGCACATTTTTAGGTAGTGAGACTACGATTAACGGTGGTAAGTTTAATATTGGCCAATTGGGTCTTATTCTGGCTGGTAGCTCCAATAATACCCGGCGCTGGCGTCGGACTGCTTTTGGCGTGACATATTCGCAGTCGACCAATTTTTTCGATAAAATTGATGCGCGTGGCGTAAACAGAAACCCCAATTCATCCATTGCCCAGACATACGCCAATGCGGCCAATGCAGGCAATTATAGTGAAGCCGATTTAAATGATGATTACGATCCTACATCAAATACAGTCAGTTTCCGGGAGGCCGCAGCCTATCGGCTTTATTTAATTAATCCCACAGATTTAGGGGCAAATGGCTCAGGCCCCCCATACACTCGACTTGATGCGACAACGGCGAAAGATCAGCGAGCCACATTGAGCCGTTCCGGTACACATTCCCAATGGACGATTTCCTACGCCGGTAACCTGGATGATAAGCTCTACATTGGTGGATCGATTGCCTTGACCCGTCTTCGCTATTCATCGGAATATATTTTCCTGGAGGCACCAATTAATGGGCGTGACTTAGTTAATTATAGTCAGATCAACCGTTTCGACGTAACTGGGAATGGATTTAATGCTACCCTGGGATTGATTTACAAACTCAGTAATGATTTACAGGTCGGTGCTACACTAACATCACCAACATTTAGTAGCGCGCATGAAGCGTTCTCGCAAACCTTAACGGTTAACACCACATCCACAATCCAGCTAAATGGGCCAAACCAAATTGATGTCGTTTCGCCTTACGACAACTTCGATTATTCCCTGCAAACACCGCTGCGGGCATCGGGTGGAGCTACCTACTTTCTGGGAAAAGGGAAGATCGGGTTTATTACGGCAACGGCTGAATATGTTGGTTATGGCGGTATGCGGGTTCGAACCTCGTACTTTAACACG comes from Spirosoma aureum and encodes:
- a CDS encoding NUDIX domain-containing protein, coding for MTVSPGLKRTAVIYLLRNGSNFLLLKRLKEPNKDPYTPVGGKLDPFESPLRAAYRETWEETGIKAEKMTFCGLLTESSPTAYKWTSYVYVAEIDFIPAPPCNEGELRMIGFADLLTVPTPKVD
- the proS gene encoding proline--tRNA ligase — protein: MAKAIPSRSENYSEWYNELVKKADLAENSAVRGCMVIKPYGFSIWEKMQRALDDMFKETGHSNAYFPLFIPKSFLSKEASHVEGFAKECAVVTHYRLKNAEDGSGVIVDPEAKLEEELIVRPTSETVIWSTYKNWIQSYRDLPLLVNQWANVVRWEMRTRIFLRTSEFLWQEGHTAHATADEAEAETRQMLDIYATFAEEWMALPVVRGSKTANERFAGADDTLCIEAMMQDGKALQAGTSHFLGQNFAKAFDVQFLNKQNQLDYVWGTSWGVSTRLMGALIMAHSDDDGLVLPPKLAPIQVVIVPIYRTEEQLEQLSAKIKPLVQELRKAGVSVKYDDSDANKPGWKFAEYELRGVPVRLAMGGRDLENGTVEIARRDLKTKETVPFDGLTERIKNLLDDIQQTIYNKALKFRQENTFKVDTLEQFQDQLDKGGFLLAHWDGTSETEEAIKEATKATIRCIPFDQEPEEGVDIFSGKPSKGRVVFARAY
- a CDS encoding pilus assembly protein, whose translation is MITQRMYRYLALAAMMGFWSCSSSRQTAQNTGEVDDLYGNSGNAAVYTNNSSDVSSVAPQTSRQQRQQQRSLRNANPDYNDDQQGYSSNTDEYYSELSTRKLNRGMSPDPGWGDNSTNSYNSGFVNGYNAASTSAYSWNRWGFNNTGFYSGLGLGIGLGSIGYGFGSPFYSPFGYGYGSAFAYSPFYSPFGYGGFGDPFYSPYAYGYGGYGGFYNSFYSPYGYGGYYGGYPAVVVTGADPYRNRNYVRSSSRSSGNYASGFDNSPRNYNPNGGRSSYNAGSASNRSTSDGYYARPGNNSRGTYYYDNGTSGNGRAGSNPSGTSVSPAPSYNSGNDYYARPRTNSRGSYTPSNSGGGRGSFQQSQPSYQQPSYQSQSRGNFSQPSYQQSQPSYSAPSRSYSAPSSGGGGFSGGGASHSSGGGGGRGPR
- a CDS encoding OmpP1/FadL family transporter; the encoded protein is MNTKFFLSAILLSCTGLAFGQGPAADYADDAFRFSDFSQSGTARFRGLGGNQTALGGDASNLSGNPAGLAFYNRSELSISPSFNLVNNKSTFLGSETTINGGKFNIGQLGLILAGSSNNTRRWRRTAFGVTYSQSTNFFDKIDARGVNRNPNSSIAQTYANAANAGNYSEADLNDDYDPTSNTVSFREAAAYRLYLINPTDLGANGSGPPYTRLDATTAKDQRATLSRSGTHSQWTISYAGNLDDKLYIGGSIALTRLRYSSEYIFLEAPINGRDLVNYSQINRFDVTGNGFNATLGLIYKLSNDLQVGATLTSPTFSSAHEAFSQTLTVNTTSTIQLNGPNQIDVVSPYDNFDYSLQTPLRASGGATYFLGKGKIGFITATAEYVGYGGMRVRTSYFNTTQDNSDFKNDVKQVVQTSYQNVVNLRAGAEIRAGLLRLRAGVAYLPSAYKLDLDRVARGDRDKLLLSAGLGVRNERFFADLSGSYLTYKTGFTPFQLPSSSDTPTVATNNSNTNLMLSFGVFF